The following proteins are co-located in the Conyzicola lurida genome:
- a CDS encoding DUF5666 domain-containing protein codes for MSDPKKTLPASSTTTSTEAAPKKKATRFVTPILAIVAAVGIGVIGGVLIGQNTASSSQAAGGFSGGERPDGAAGTTGEAPTGGGMGGFTSGTVTAVDGSTVTLELTDGSTVTVTTTDDTTVTTTEESTVDALAEGDSLTVVGEADDDGNVTATSISEGAIGFGGGMGGGTPPTDDTETE; via the coding sequence ATGTCTGACCCCAAGAAGACCCTCCCCGCGTCATCCACCACCACCTCGACCGAGGCAGCCCCCAAGAAGAAGGCGACCCGCTTCGTCACCCCGATCCTCGCGATCGTCGCGGCCGTCGGCATCGGCGTCATCGGCGGCGTGCTGATCGGCCAGAACACCGCGTCGAGCTCGCAGGCCGCGGGCGGCTTCAGCGGCGGCGAACGACCGGATGGCGCGGCCGGCACCACCGGCGAGGCCCCGACGGGCGGCGGCATGGGCGGGTTCACCTCCGGCACGGTCACCGCTGTCGACGGCTCCACCGTGACCCTCGAACTCACCGACGGTTCCACCGTGACCGTGACGACGACGGATGACACGACCGTGACCACCACCGAGGAGAGCACCGTCGACGCCCTGGCCGAGGGCGACTCGCTCACCGTCGTCGGCGAGGCAGACGACGACGGCAACGTCACCGCCACCTCGATCTCCGAGGGCGCGATCGGCTTCGGCGGGGGCATGGGCGGCGGAACTCCCCCGACCGACGACACCGAGACCGAGTAG
- a CDS encoding ABC transporter permease — protein sequence MKPFEILISALRGVTANKLRSVLTLLGVMIGVASVILLLAVGNGSAQEVKSAISGLGANTITVRASGMGGGGAQESTAASTEKVITTAVSDQLAAADLGHVASVVPQVSTSLTVSSTNASSDSVSIIGTTTGYFDVGTTGVGTGEAFTEAEVTSSSKVAVIGQTLATTLFPTGSALGESIVVDGTPFTVVGVLENQSSTGTTDANSVVIAPITRIQKSYTGFGAVSTLSIEAIDSDSVDAAEAEVEIMLNQLLGQTEDDESYSISNQTSLLETQEESADSFTVLLGVVAAISLLVGGIGVTNVMLVSVTERTKEIGIRKALGATRGAILGQFLAEAATLTLLGGVLGVGAALIGANYEIYGTQPVVLDYSIPLALGVSVAIGVFFGVYPAARAAAMRPIQALRAI from the coding sequence ATGAAGCCCTTCGAGATCCTGATCTCCGCGCTCCGCGGCGTCACGGCCAACAAGCTCCGCTCCGTGCTGACCCTGCTCGGGGTCATGATCGGCGTCGCGTCCGTCATCCTGCTCCTCGCTGTCGGCAACGGCTCGGCGCAGGAGGTCAAGAGCGCGATCTCCGGCCTCGGCGCCAACACCATCACGGTGCGGGCGAGCGGCATGGGCGGCGGGGGAGCGCAGGAATCCACCGCCGCGAGCACCGAGAAGGTCATCACGACCGCGGTGAGCGACCAACTCGCCGCCGCCGATCTCGGCCACGTGGCATCCGTCGTGCCCCAGGTCAGCACGAGCCTCACGGTGTCGTCGACGAATGCCTCGAGCGACAGCGTCAGCATCATCGGCACGACGACCGGCTACTTCGACGTCGGCACGACCGGCGTCGGCACCGGCGAAGCCTTCACCGAGGCCGAGGTCACCTCGTCGTCCAAGGTCGCCGTCATCGGGCAGACCCTCGCCACGACCCTCTTCCCCACCGGATCGGCGCTCGGCGAATCGATCGTGGTCGACGGCACCCCGTTCACCGTGGTCGGCGTGCTCGAGAACCAGAGCAGCACCGGCACGACCGACGCCAACTCGGTCGTCATCGCCCCGATCACCCGCATCCAGAAGTCGTACACCGGCTTCGGTGCGGTCTCGACGCTGTCGATCGAGGCGATCGATTCAGATTCTGTGGATGCCGCAGAGGCCGAGGTCGAGATCATGCTGAACCAGCTGCTCGGGCAGACCGAAGACGACGAGAGCTACTCGATCAGCAACCAGACCTCGCTGCTCGAGACGCAGGAGGAGAGCGCCGACAGCTTCACCGTGCTCCTCGGTGTCGTCGCGGCGATCAGCCTGCTCGTCGGCGGCATCGGCGTCACCAACGTGATGCTCGTGTCGGTGACCGAGCGCACCAAGGAGATCGGTATCCGCAAGGCGCTCGGCGCCACCCGCGGTGCCATCCTCGGCCAGTTCCTCGCCGAAGCCGCGACCCTCACCCTGCTCGGCGGTGTGCTCGGTGTCGGCGCCGCCCTCATCGGCGCGAACTACGAGATCTACGGCACACAACCCGTGGTGCTCGACTACTCCATCCCGCTCGCCCTCGGCGTCTCCGTCGCCATCGGCGTGTTCTTCGGCGTGTATCCGGCGGCGCGAGCCGCGGCGATGCGCCCGATCCAGGCCCTCCGCGCTATCTAG
- a CDS encoding ABC transporter ATP-binding protein — MSLVLELDEIQQVYGEGEAAVHALRGINLAVEAGDYVAIMGPSGSGKSTLMNLLGCLDIASHGTYSLAGHDVATLSENELATVRNEEIGFVFQSFNLISRMSALANVELPLVYGGVKRAERRERALAALEAVGLGERSDHQPQQLSGGQQQRVAIARALVTNPTLVLADEPTGNLDNESTDEILGIFDDLAAQGRTIVIITHEDPVAERAHRVITISDGLIIADRLNSHAPQLGAATTRAVRA; from the coding sequence ATGAGCCTCGTACTCGAGCTGGACGAGATCCAGCAGGTCTACGGCGAGGGCGAAGCCGCGGTACACGCGCTGCGCGGCATCAACCTGGCCGTCGAAGCCGGCGATTACGTCGCGATCATGGGCCCCAGCGGTTCGGGCAAGTCCACGCTGATGAACCTGCTCGGCTGCCTCGACATCGCCTCCCACGGCACGTACTCGCTCGCGGGCCACGACGTGGCGACGCTGAGCGAGAACGAGCTCGCCACGGTGCGCAACGAGGAGATCGGCTTCGTCTTCCAGTCGTTCAACCTGATCTCGCGCATGTCCGCCCTGGCGAACGTCGAGCTGCCTCTCGTCTACGGCGGCGTCAAGCGCGCCGAACGCCGGGAGCGCGCACTCGCCGCGCTCGAGGCCGTCGGCCTCGGCGAGCGCTCCGACCACCAGCCGCAGCAGCTATCGGGCGGACAGCAGCAGCGCGTGGCGATCGCCCGCGCGCTGGTCACCAACCCGACCCTGGTGCTGGCCGACGAACCGACCGGTAACCTCGACAACGAGTCGACCGACGAGATCCTCGGCATCTTCGACGACCTCGCGGCGCAGGGCCGCACGATCGTCATCATCACCCACGAAGACCCCGTGGCCGAGCGCGCCCACCGTGTCATCACCATCAGCGACGGCCTCATCATCGCCGACCGCCTGAACAGCCACGCGCCCCAGCTGGGCGCAGCGACAACGCGGGCGGTGCGCGCATGA
- a CDS encoding efflux RND transporter periplasmic adaptor subunit: MKISRPVLINTSLGVVIAGAIAAGLIILLPAQASSSTEATQLTSTVQQGVVSSTITASGSVAAVREVSANFAVSGTVATVDVALGSSVTAGQQLGTLVTTDLDKAVTDAATAVTRAKADLVTANEAVTTAEAAEAAAAVAASTGQGGSSGSSAQSVASAESAVTDASDKVDDANDALVTAQNNRAAAILVSPINGLVTAVGGLVGSASGSSSSSTTTGGTTTTSSGFVTIADVSQMTMTAAIAEADIALVAVGQTATVTFPALTDVTTTATVTAIAPTGTTSNSVVTYSTTITLDTIPEGLRLGQTAEVTITTVSSAEDALYVPTAAITTATDGTSTVDVVGDDDEVTTTTVELGVAGDSGTEITSGLELGQTIVLGEVAASTGDDATEEITQQGGFGGGTGGFTGGGTPPTGGTFPGGN; this comes from the coding sequence ATGAAGATTTCCCGCCCCGTGCTCATCAACACGTCCCTCGGAGTCGTGATCGCAGGCGCCATCGCAGCCGGCCTGATCATCCTGCTCCCCGCCCAGGCCAGCAGCTCCACCGAGGCCACCCAGCTGACCTCGACCGTGCAGCAGGGTGTCGTGAGCAGCACGATCACCGCGAGCGGCTCCGTCGCCGCGGTGCGGGAAGTCAGCGCCAACTTCGCCGTCAGCGGCACCGTCGCCACGGTCGACGTGGCACTCGGCTCGTCGGTCACGGCGGGCCAGCAGCTGGGAACACTCGTCACGACCGACCTCGATAAGGCAGTGACGGATGCCGCAACCGCGGTCACCCGCGCCAAAGCCGACCTCGTCACGGCGAACGAGGCCGTCACGACCGCGGAAGCCGCCGAGGCCGCAGCTGCGGTCGCGGCATCCACGGGCCAGGGTGGTTCGTCCGGCAGCTCGGCGCAGTCGGTCGCGAGCGCCGAGTCCGCGGTCACCGACGCGAGCGACAAGGTCGACGACGCCAACGACGCACTCGTCACCGCGCAGAACAACCGCGCCGCCGCGATCCTGGTCTCCCCGATCAACGGTCTCGTCACCGCCGTCGGCGGGCTCGTCGGCAGTGCCAGCGGGTCGAGCAGCTCGAGCACGACCACGGGCGGCACCACGACCACGTCCAGCGGCTTCGTGACCATCGCCGACGTCTCGCAGATGACCATGACCGCCGCCATCGCCGAGGCCGACATCGCGCTCGTCGCCGTCGGCCAGACCGCCACGGTCACGTTCCCGGCCCTCACCGACGTCACGACCACGGCCACGGTGACCGCGATCGCGCCCACCGGCACGACGAGCAACTCCGTCGTCACGTACTCCACCACCATCACGCTCGACACGATCCCCGAGGGACTGCGGCTCGGCCAGACCGCCGAGGTGACGATCACCACGGTCAGCTCCGCCGAGGATGCGCTCTATGTGCCCACCGCGGCCATCACCACCGCCACCGACGGAACGTCGACGGTCGATGTGGTCGGCGACGACGACGAAGTGACGACCACCACGGTCGAGCTCGGCGTCGCCGGAGACTCCGGTACCGAGATCACCTCGGGCCTCGAGCTGGGTCAGACCATCGTGCTCGGCGAAGTCGCGGCATCCACCGGCGACGACGCGACCGAGGAGATCACCCAGCAGGGCGGCTTCGGCGGAGGTACCGGCGGCTTCACCGGCGGCGGAACTCCTCCCACCGGCGGCACCTTCCCCGGCGGAAACTGA
- a CDS encoding YbhB/YbcL family Raf kinase inhibitor-like protein, which produces MTSNNPFARLPEVPDFTVTSTTVIDGQPWAAAQYSGAFGVPGGEDVSPQLSWSGAPEGTKSFAVTVYDPDAPTMSGFWHWAVVGIPAAVTELPEGAGDDSGSGLPDGAFQLSGDGGAARFIGAAPPAGHGEHRYFVTVHALDVEDIGVPAEGTPAFLGFNIASHILGRATLVATGEIPA; this is translated from the coding sequence ATGACTTCCAACAATCCGTTCGCGCGCCTGCCCGAGGTGCCCGACTTCACCGTCACCAGCACCACCGTCATCGACGGCCAGCCGTGGGCCGCGGCCCAGTACTCCGGCGCGTTCGGCGTGCCCGGCGGCGAGGACGTCTCGCCCCAGCTTTCCTGGAGCGGCGCTCCCGAGGGCACCAAGAGCTTCGCGGTCACGGTCTATGACCCCGACGCTCCGACGATGTCGGGCTTCTGGCACTGGGCCGTCGTGGGAATTCCCGCTGCCGTCACCGAGTTGCCCGAGGGCGCCGGCGACGACAGCGGCTCCGGGCTTCCGGATGGCGCGTTCCAGCTGTCGGGCGACGGGGGAGCCGCGCGCTTCATCGGCGCAGCGCCGCCCGCCGGGCACGGCGAACACCGCTACTTCGTCACCGTGCACGCGCTGGATGTCGAGGACATCGGTGTGCCGGCCGAGGGAACGCCCGCGTTCCTCGGCTTCAACATCGCCTCGCACATCCTCGGCCGCGCCACCCTCGTGGCGACCGGCGAGATCCCCGCGTAA
- a CDS encoding MFS transporter yields the protein MFRNRSTGVATAAILALQFMFALDSQVMTVALPTIQDDLGFSASGLTWIPNAYALAFGGFILLGSRLGDRFGRVRMFAIGAGLFVVASLIGGLAPDAGLLVAARVAQGLGAALAAPSVLALISTMAPSPAARARGLAYFTVMSAIGASFGLILGGILTDLASWRWGLLVNVPIGIVVIAIVVRLVMNESHPQTGRFDIPGAILATLASVTLVWAFLNTADHGWATAGTAISFGVAAVLIALLVVVERRTASPLIAIHLLADRARTGALVNMALTSGAHFAMLFLIALYLQRTLHFSPLLAGLAFLPLTVTVFVVTRWVPGWVSRFGTRAVLVAGGALVALSFVLWAGLNGSSSYVGVVIPLLVHAAGVALIFTGGTLAAMDGVADSDAGAASGMLQMSQQLGGALVVAVVVSVYAANAVPDEFLPGLPIALLTGGLVAAAAAVIALVTTRRRA from the coding sequence GTGTTCCGCAACCGATCGACCGGGGTCGCGACCGCCGCGATTCTCGCGCTGCAGTTCATGTTCGCCTTGGACTCGCAGGTGATGACCGTCGCGCTGCCGACCATCCAAGATGATCTGGGGTTTAGTGCCTCGGGCCTGACGTGGATCCCGAACGCCTACGCGCTCGCCTTCGGCGGCTTCATCCTGCTCGGGAGTCGGCTCGGCGACCGGTTCGGACGCGTGCGCATGTTCGCGATCGGTGCCGGACTCTTCGTCGTGGCCTCGCTCATCGGCGGGCTGGCACCCGACGCCGGGTTGCTGGTGGCCGCCCGCGTCGCCCAGGGACTCGGCGCGGCGCTGGCCGCGCCGAGTGTGCTGGCGCTGATCTCGACCATGGCGCCGTCGCCCGCCGCACGTGCCCGGGGTCTCGCGTACTTCACGGTGATGTCGGCGATCGGGGCATCGTTCGGCCTGATCCTCGGCGGGATCCTCACCGACCTCGCCTCTTGGCGCTGGGGGCTGCTGGTCAATGTGCCGATCGGGATCGTCGTGATCGCTATCGTCGTACGTCTGGTGATGAACGAGTCACATCCGCAGACCGGCAGATTCGACATCCCAGGTGCAATTCTGGCGACGCTCGCGTCGGTGACCCTGGTCTGGGCGTTCCTCAACACGGCCGACCATGGCTGGGCGACCGCCGGTACCGCGATCTCCTTCGGCGTCGCCGCGGTGCTGATCGCGCTGCTCGTCGTCGTCGAGCGGCGCACGGCCAGTCCGCTCATTGCGATCCACCTGCTCGCCGACCGCGCCCGCACGGGAGCTCTCGTCAACATGGCGCTGACGAGCGGGGCGCACTTCGCGATGCTCTTCCTGATCGCGCTGTACCTGCAGCGCACCCTGCACTTCAGCCCGCTGCTGGCCGGCCTCGCGTTCCTTCCGCTCACGGTCACGGTGTTCGTTGTCACCCGCTGGGTACCCGGATGGGTGTCGCGATTCGGCACGCGTGCCGTGCTCGTCGCCGGCGGCGCGCTCGTCGCCCTGAGCTTCGTGCTCTGGGCGGGTCTGAACGGTTCGAGTTCGTATGTCGGCGTCGTCATCCCGCTGCTGGTGCACGCTGCCGGCGTCGCGCTGATCTTCACCGGCGGCACCCTCGCCGCGATGGACGGAGTCGCCGACTCAGACGCTGGAGCGGCGTCAGGGATGCTACAGATGTCGCAGCAGCTCGGCGGCGCACTCGTCGTCGCCGTCGTCGTGTCGGTCTATGCGGCCAACGCGGTTCCGGACGAGTTCTTGCCCGGGCTCCCGATTGCGCTCCTGACCGGCGGCCTCGTCGCTGCGGCGGCCGCGGTGATCGCACTGGTGACGACCAGACGGCGGGCATAG
- a CDS encoding aldo/keto reductase, producing MRYTSFGRRSGLRVSEYALGTGNFGTAWSSGVDTTDAHAIFDRFVDAGGTYLDTAAMYQGGQSESMLGDMLATTRDEFVISSKYGLGNPEKTDRTNNGASRKAMMSSVDASLRRLGTDYLDVFWVHFPDAFTPVDEILRGLDDLVRAGKIHHGALSNFPAWRVALAAKEADLRDWAPVVGIQTEYSLAERGAENEILPMAEALGLAVNLWSPLAGGLLTGKYRTGDEGRKTDPSRFVSEATAQTTATIDAVLAVAAETGASAAQVSMAWLRERGNRSSTAIVPIIGPRTMAQLEDYLGALDVTLTAEQYTRLDEVSLPALGVSPEIQAMTRTAMLDGEPERFILPTTPVI from the coding sequence ATGCGCTACACCAGCTTTGGCCGCCGCTCCGGTCTGCGAGTCTCCGAATACGCACTCGGCACCGGCAATTTCGGCACGGCCTGGTCGAGCGGAGTCGACACCACCGACGCCCACGCGATCTTCGACCGTTTCGTCGACGCCGGCGGCACCTACCTCGACACCGCCGCCATGTACCAAGGCGGACAGTCGGAATCGATGCTCGGGGACATGCTCGCCACGACGCGCGACGAGTTCGTCATCTCGTCCAAGTACGGACTCGGCAACCCCGAGAAGACCGACCGCACCAACAACGGCGCCTCTCGCAAAGCGATGATGTCGTCCGTCGACGCGAGCCTCCGACGTCTCGGCACGGACTACCTCGACGTGTTCTGGGTGCACTTCCCCGACGCGTTCACCCCCGTCGACGAGATCCTGCGCGGACTCGACGACCTCGTGCGCGCCGGCAAGATCCACCACGGTGCCCTGTCGAACTTCCCGGCATGGCGGGTCGCGCTCGCCGCCAAGGAGGCCGACCTCCGCGACTGGGCACCCGTCGTCGGCATCCAGACCGAGTACAGCCTCGCCGAGCGCGGGGCGGAGAACGAGATCCTGCCGATGGCCGAAGCCTTGGGGCTCGCGGTGAACCTGTGGTCGCCGCTCGCCGGCGGCCTGCTCACCGGCAAGTACCGCACCGGCGACGAGGGCCGCAAGACCGACCCCAGCCGGTTCGTCTCCGAGGCCACCGCCCAGACCACGGCGACCATCGACGCGGTGCTCGCCGTCGCCGCCGAAACCGGCGCCAGTGCGGCCCAGGTCTCCATGGCCTGGCTGCGCGAGCGAGGCAACCGGTCGTCGACCGCCATCGTGCCGATCATCGGCCCGCGCACCATGGCACAGCTCGAGGACTACCTCGGCGCACTCGACGTGACGCTGACCGCCGAGCAGTACACCCGCCTCGACGAGGTCAGCCTTCCCGCGCTCGGCGTCTCCCCCGAAATCCAAGCGATGACGCGCACCGCGATGCTCGACGGCGAACCGGAGCGGTTCATCCTGCCCACGACGCCGGTGATCTAG
- a CDS encoding TetR/AcrR family transcriptional regulator yields the protein MEVVTRGRPRGFDVQVALDRAIDVFWREGYDGASLTELTGAMSITATSMYAAFGNKRALFEQAFTRYLAVDMAYAVRALGEARLADVFRAYLLDAVDSMTRDDRPHGCMSVQIGGSRTALTPAGNEVRDFVAVKRDEGLDRLTARIEEGRDIEGFDLKGMTPASIAEYLASVSNGIAVRAADGVERAELRTVAEIALRALVSR from the coding sequence ATGGAGGTCGTGACGCGAGGGCGCCCGCGGGGATTCGATGTCCAAGTCGCACTCGACCGTGCGATCGACGTCTTCTGGCGCGAGGGCTACGACGGCGCGAGCCTCACCGAGCTCACCGGCGCCATGTCGATCACCGCCACGAGCATGTACGCGGCCTTCGGCAACAAGCGAGCGCTGTTCGAGCAGGCATTCACCCGCTATCTCGCCGTCGACATGGCCTACGCCGTGCGCGCCCTGGGCGAGGCGCGCCTGGCCGACGTCTTCCGGGCGTACCTGCTCGATGCGGTGGATTCGATGACGCGCGACGACCGCCCCCACGGCTGTATGTCGGTGCAGATCGGCGGCTCGCGCACCGCCTTGACGCCCGCCGGCAACGAGGTGCGCGACTTCGTCGCCGTGAAGCGCGACGAGGGCCTCGACCGGCTCACCGCGCGGATCGAAGAAGGTCGCGACATCGAAGGGTTCGATCTCAAGGGGATGACCCCGGCCAGCATCGCCGAATACCTCGCCAGCGTCAGCAACGGAATCGCTGTGCGCGCCGCGGACGGCGTCGAGCGGGCAGAGCTGCGCACCGTGGCGGAGATTGCCCTGCGCGCACTCGTTTCCCGCTGA
- a CDS encoding saccharopine dehydrogenase NADP-binding domain-containing protein — translation MNTTVLIYGATGYTGQLVAREAVRRGLPTIVAGRDAAKVARLADELGVDGRAFDLADSEATREGLRGITVVLNAAGPFAITAAPLLAAALELGVHYLDTTAELGAFLHSEAADAAAITAGAMVMSGTGWDVVPSDTLAARTAARVTDPVSLMLALKIFVGTPGERIPLLFSQGSITSAAGFADYTGSVRVDGAITRREDAEPREVDFGFGPEDVTPAPMGDLVTGWKSTAIPNIEVFIAGGIPAPSEIAGENTPAGPDAADRAIGRARVYAKVVGSDGSSAEGIVDTPTGYGFTQLAAVEIVSRVLAGDFVPGFQTPASAYGADLLTSIGDSVFIDL, via the coding sequence ATGAACACCACCGTTCTCATCTACGGCGCCACTGGCTACACCGGACAACTCGTCGCTCGGGAGGCCGTGCGACGAGGCCTTCCGACGATCGTCGCGGGCCGCGACGCCGCGAAGGTGGCACGACTCGCCGACGAGCTCGGCGTGGACGGCCGCGCCTTCGACCTCGCCGACTCCGAAGCGACCCGCGAGGGCCTGCGCGGCATCACCGTCGTGCTGAACGCGGCGGGACCGTTCGCGATCACCGCCGCTCCGTTGCTCGCCGCGGCGCTGGAGTTGGGCGTGCACTACCTCGACACGACGGCAGAGCTCGGGGCGTTCCTGCACTCGGAAGCCGCGGACGCCGCGGCGATCACGGCGGGCGCGATGGTGATGAGCGGCACCGGGTGGGACGTCGTGCCCAGCGACACCCTCGCCGCGCGTACGGCGGCCCGGGTCACCGATCCCGTCTCGCTCATGCTCGCTCTGAAGATCTTCGTCGGCACTCCCGGCGAGCGGATCCCGCTGCTCTTCTCGCAGGGCTCGATCACGAGCGCCGCGGGGTTCGCGGACTACACCGGCTCGGTCAGAGTGGACGGCGCCATCACCCGACGCGAGGACGCGGAGCCCCGCGAGGTCGACTTCGGCTTCGGCCCCGAAGACGTTACCCCGGCGCCGATGGGCGATCTCGTGACCGGGTGGAAGTCCACCGCCATCCCGAACATCGAGGTCTTTATCGCCGGCGGGATCCCCGCCCCGAGCGAGATCGCCGGTGAGAACACACCCGCCGGGCCGGACGCGGCGGACCGTGCGATCGGCCGCGCGCGCGTCTACGCCAAGGTCGTCGGAAGCGACGGGTCGAGCGCGGAGGGGATCGTCGATACCCCCACCGGATACGGGTTCACCCAGCTGGCCGCGGTCGAGATCGTCTCCCGGGTGCTCGCGGGCGACTTCGTACCCGGATTCCAGACGCCGGCGTCGGCGTACGGCGCCGACCTGCTGACCAGCATCGGCGACAGCGTGTTCATCGACCTGTAG
- a CDS encoding TetR family transcriptional regulator: MNDATPSRDDLRSIARQAVRAEITQRAIALLDERGFDQTTVEELSAAVGISPRSFFRYFPNKEDVAIGDLMPMGDLVEKALLERPEDETAWAALRAALGPLVRIADSDPDNVRRSTRVALSTPGLRAKTIERHTAWAAVLAPIVARRLDGTGERAAMAAEAITQSALACLYVATAAWSSGSDQSYSRLLDEAFDAVAQL, encoded by the coding sequence ATGAACGACGCGACACCCTCGCGGGACGACCTGCGATCCATCGCCCGACAAGCCGTCAGAGCCGAGATCACCCAGCGAGCCATTGCCCTGCTGGACGAACGCGGCTTCGACCAGACCACGGTCGAGGAGCTCTCGGCCGCGGTGGGCATTTCGCCACGGAGCTTCTTCCGGTACTTCCCGAATAAAGAAGACGTCGCGATCGGCGACCTCATGCCCATGGGTGACCTCGTAGAGAAGGCGCTCCTCGAGCGGCCCGAGGACGAGACAGCGTGGGCCGCGTTACGCGCAGCGCTCGGACCACTCGTGCGCATCGCCGACAGCGACCCCGACAACGTCCGCCGCTCGACACGCGTCGCGTTGAGTACACCCGGGCTCCGGGCGAAGACGATCGAACGACACACCGCGTGGGCGGCCGTCCTCGCCCCGATCGTCGCGCGTCGCCTCGACGGCACGGGCGAACGAGCAGCGATGGCCGCGGAGGCGATCACGCAGAGCGCCCTCGCGTGTCTCTACGTGGCCACCGCGGCCTGGTCGTCGGGCTCCGACCAGTCGTATTCGCGCCTACTCGACGAGGCGTTCGACGCCGTGGCGCAGCTCTGA
- a CDS encoding alpha/beta fold hydrolase yields MTETTTTPTIVLVHGAWTDASSFGRVQGMLSEDGYDVVEFANPLRSLDGDADYLAGFIDARTEGPVLLVGHSYGGALLGAAALRTPRVRGLVYVNAFVPASGESLLDLLGSAGPVDPGQLFDMVPYPDAPAGDVDLYIKRGAFEPAFATGLSPELQTEFYAKQRPITLAAVGAPAAAGQAWESLPSWYVAGTLDGSIPLALQLRMATRAGSTLAEIEAGHLSMVSNPREVANVIREAALSLGMSAVSEAA; encoded by the coding sequence ATGACTGAGACAACAACCACACCGACCATCGTCCTTGTTCACGGAGCGTGGACGGACGCGAGTTCGTTCGGACGGGTGCAGGGGATGCTGAGCGAGGACGGCTACGACGTCGTCGAGTTCGCGAACCCCCTGCGCTCGCTGGACGGCGATGCCGACTATCTCGCCGGATTCATCGACGCCAGAACCGAAGGCCCGGTCCTGCTCGTGGGTCACTCCTACGGAGGCGCTCTCCTCGGCGCCGCGGCGCTCCGCACCCCACGGGTTCGCGGCCTCGTTTACGTGAACGCCTTCGTTCCGGCCTCCGGTGAAAGCCTGCTCGACCTGCTCGGCAGCGCCGGACCGGTCGATCCCGGCCAGCTCTTCGACATGGTGCCGTATCCCGACGCTCCCGCGGGAGATGTCGATCTCTACATCAAGCGGGGTGCATTCGAACCGGCCTTCGCCACCGGGCTGTCGCCCGAACTCCAGACGGAGTTCTACGCCAAGCAACGCCCCATCACCCTCGCCGCGGTCGGCGCCCCTGCCGCCGCCGGGCAGGCCTGGGAGTCGCTGCCGTCGTGGTACGTCGCCGGCACGCTCGACGGCAGTATCCCGCTCGCGCTCCAGCTGCGGATGGCGACCCGCGCTGGATCGACGTTGGCCGAGATCGAGGCAGGTCACCTCTCGATGGTCAGCAATCCGCGGGAGGTCGCGAACGTCATCCGCGAGGCTGCGCTCAGCCTCGGGATGAGCGCCGTCAGCGAGGCCGCATGA
- a CDS encoding helix-turn-helix domain-containing protein yields the protein MQPLPGNALGDFLRASRGKVAPADAGFSGDRENRRVPGLRREEVAGLAGVSADYYTRLEQGRERGPSAQVLDAIARALHLDADSRGHLFRLAGMTPSLRTGTSRDLLDPALLALLDSFPAAAAYVLGPSFDILATNGPAAALLSPFAEAGDDAPVNMVRVLFLHPDAKTVFVEWDSVTRATVHALRLNAGIDPSNRAILTLVDEMLVVDAFRALWNDQTVGGLARAYKVFVHPSVGRIELVYQTFDVHDAPGQQLLVGTPVAGSASADALALLGALHATALRDVDA from the coding sequence ATGCAACCTCTCCCCGGCAACGCACTCGGCGATTTCCTGCGCGCGAGCCGTGGCAAGGTCGCGCCCGCCGACGCGGGATTCTCGGGCGACCGGGAGAACCGCCGGGTGCCCGGCCTTCGCCGCGAAGAAGTCGCCGGGCTGGCGGGCGTAAGTGCCGACTACTACACGCGGTTGGAGCAGGGGCGCGAGCGCGGCCCGTCCGCCCAGGTGCTCGACGCGATCGCGCGGGCGCTGCACCTCGACGCCGATTCGCGCGGGCACCTCTTCCGGTTGGCAGGGATGACTCCGAGCCTTCGGACCGGCACTTCCCGCGACCTCCTGGACCCCGCGCTGCTGGCCCTGCTCGACTCGTTCCCCGCTGCGGCCGCGTACGTGCTCGGGCCGTCGTTCGATATCCTCGCAACCAACGGCCCCGCGGCCGCGCTGCTGTCGCCCTTCGCGGAAGCCGGCGACGACGCCCCGGTCAACATGGTGCGGGTGCTGTTCCTGCACCCCGACGCGAAGACCGTGTTCGTCGAGTGGGACTCGGTGACCCGCGCCACGGTGCACGCCCTGCGGCTGAACGCCGGCATCGACCCGTCGAACCGCGCCATCCTGACCCTGGTCGACGAGATGCTGGTGGTGGACGCCTTCCGCGCGCTGTGGAACGACCAGACGGTCGGCGGCCTCGCCCGCGCCTACAAGGTCTTCGTGCACCCCTCGGTCGGGCGCATCGAGCTCGTCTATCAGACGTTCGACGTGCACGACGCTCCGGGACAGCAGTTGCTCGTCGGCACGCCCGTCGCCGGCAGCGCCAGCGCTGATGCACTGGCGCTGCTCGGTGCCCTGCACGCGACGGCGCTGCGCGACGTCGACGCGTAG